In Acidobacteriota bacterium, the genomic stretch AGGACGTACAGGGCCACGCCCGTAATGCACGTGAGCCACAGCGCCACGTAGGTCACCCACCCCCACCGCCGGTGGGTCGGGCTGAAGGAACCCGGGAGGATGCCTCGAAAGCGGCGCCAGGACATGACCACCAGGGTGCACCAGACCACGAAGCACGGTATCGCCACTGCGAGGTGCACGAGGAACAGCCCACGCACCAGCGAGGTGCCATAGTACGCGCTCTGCTGGAAGGCCGCCGCGGCCGGACCGTAGCGAATGCTCGCCTCGAGCAGCACGACGGCAGCGATCGCGCCGGCGATCAGGCTCACCTGCAGGTTACGGTGCTGCCGGTAGCGGCGGCGCGCCGCAAGCCGCAGCGCGTACGTCATCAGGAACGGCGCCGCGACGAAGACGACGAGCGCGAGGTCGATCAGGACATCCGCGCGCGTCCCGAGAAAGCCCGTCGTCGGCATGTGGCTGCTCGCTCCCCGACGGTGTGGCGGGCGTCGCCTGCGCCCCTACCGCGGCGCGGCCTCAAACACCCAGGTGTCCCCCGCTTCCACCGTCGCCCGGCTGACGTCGTACGCGTACTTGTCCCGGATGGCGCCGGT encodes the following:
- a CDS encoding DUF420 domain-containing protein, with the protein product MPTTGFLGTRADVLIDLALVVFVAAPFLMTYALRLAARRRYRQHRNLQVSLIAGAIAAVVLLEASIRYGPAAAAFQQSAYYGTSLVRGLFLVHLAVAIPCFVVWCTLVVMSWRRFRGILPGSFSPTHRRWGWVTYVALWLTCITGVALYVLSFAL